A genomic stretch from Fusarium musae strain F31 chromosome 9, whole genome shotgun sequence includes:
- the MSP41 gene encoding Pre-mRNA-splicing factor syf1 (EggNog:ENOG41~BUSCO:EOG09261XNU), with the protein MAPIDHALNGARRQPQLHLVSNEDSVYEQDVLRDPGSVKPWLAYIEFKTHHGTILEQTYVMERACAQLPRSYKLWKLYLSFRVKHIAKLNPALFAAEYRKVNTLFEKALNLLHKMPRIWEMYLKFLTKQPLVTLTRRTFDRALRALPISQHNRIWAFYRPFANSAAGETAVKIWRRYMQVHPEDAEDFIELLTQTGLYTEAALKFIDVLNNARFNSKHGKGHYELWSEMVDLIVEHAAEIETGYETGIDAERIIRSGISRFADQRGKLWSGLATYWIRRGSFERARDVFEEGITTVMTVRDFTLIFEAYTEFEESIIGALMEVASARAEKGIEDENADFELDIRMMRFEQLMDRRPFLLNDVLLRQNPNNVPEWEKRVALWGDNKKEVAKTYTDAIAAIQPKRAVGAFHQLWANYAKFYERGGDLRNARVIMEKATKVPFKSVAELADMWIEWAEMELRNENFDDAVRIMAKAVQAPKRSTVDYFDETLSPQQRVHKSWKLWSFYVDLVESVSTLDETKKVYERIFELRIATPQTVVNYANLLEEHKYYEESFKIYERGLDLFSYPVAFELWNLYLTKAVDRKIGIERLRDLFEQAVEDCPPKFAKTIYLMYGNLEEERGLARHAMRIYERATRAVADEDRADMFNFYITKSASNFGLTSTRPIYERAIAALPDVEAKDMCLKFADMEKRLGEIDRARAIYGHASQFCDPRTNPDFWTKWEQFEVQHGNEDTFKEMLRIKRSVQAQYNTDVNFIASQALARSQRRPGGADDAEITDAMAALERQSRAPQGFVAASTGPVGSTPAATTVTSNPDAIEIDGIDE; encoded by the exons ATGGCTCCGATTGATCACGCTCTAAATGGAGCGCGCAGACAGCCGCAACTGCATCTTGTA TCCAACGAAGATTCCGTTTACGAGCAAGATGTCCTTCGCGACCCCGGTAGTGTGAAGCCCTGGCTGGCATACATTGAGTTCAAAACACATCACGGAACCATCCTTGAGCAAACCTATGTGATGGAGCGAGCTTGCGCCCAATTGCCGCGTTCGTACAAGCTATGGAAACTG TATCTCTCGTTTCGGGTTAAGCATATTGCCAAGTTGAATCCGGCATTATTCGCCGCAGAATATCGCAAAGTCAACACCCTTTTCGAAAAGGCCCTCAATCTACTACACAAGATGCCACGGATATGGGAAATGTACCTCAAGTTCCTGACGAAACAACCTCTTGTTACTCTCACCCGACGGACATTCGACCGAGCTCTAAGAGCTCTTCCCATTTCTCAGCACAATCGTATTTGGGCCTTCTATCGCCCATTTGCGAACTCTGCCGCTGGCGAAACTGCTGTGAAAATTTGGCGGCGCTACATGCAGGTGCATCCTGAAGATGCCGAGGACTTTATCGAACTACTGACTCAAACGGGGCTTTACACAGAGGCCGCGCTGAAATTTATAGATGTTCTTAACAACGCCAGGTTCAACAGCAAGCACGGGAAAGGCCATTATGAACTCTGGAGCGAAATGGTAGATCTTATTGTCGAACACGCCGCCGAAATCGAGACAGGCTACGAAACTGGTATTGACGCCGAACGTATAATCCGAAGTGGTATCTCCAGATTTGCGGATCAAAGAGGGAAGCTGTGGTCAGGCCTCGCTACTTATTGGATCCGGAGAGGCAGCTTTGAACGGGCTCGCGATGTCTTTGAAGAGGGGATTACAACGGTCATGACAGTGAGAGACTTCACCCTTATCTTCGAGGCTTACACCGAATTTGAAGAGTCTATCATCGGTGCTCTCATGGAGGTTGCGTCTGCAAGGGCCGAGAAAGGGATAGAAGACGAAAACGCGGACTTCGAGCTAGATATCAGAATGATGCGCTTCGAACAGCTCATGGACAGGCGACCATTCCTCCTAAACGATGTCTTGCTACGCCAGAATCCAAACAACGTTCCAGAGTGGGAAAAGAGAGTTGCCCTTTGGGGCGATAACAAGAAGGAGGTTGCCAAGACGTACACGGACGCAATTGCGGCAATACAGCCAAAACGTGCTGTCGGAGCATTTCATCAGCTCTGGGCCAACTATGCAAAGTTTTATGAACGCGGAGGTGACCTGAGAAACGCTCGGGTCATCATGGAGAAGGCGACCAAGGTGCCCTTCAAGTCAGTGGCAGAGCTTGCTGATATGTGGATTGAATGGGCAGAAATGGAATTACGAAATGAGAACTTCGACGACGCCGTCCGGATCATGGCCAAAGCAGTTCAAGCACCAAAACGCTCCACTGTGGACTACTTCGATGAGACTTTGTCACCGCAACAAAGAGTCCACAAGAGCTGGAAACTCTGGAGCTTCTATGTTGATCTCGTTGAAAGTGTGTCGACTTTGGATGAGACCAAAAAAGTGTACGAACGAATCTTTGAGCTCCGAATTGCAACACCTCAGACGGTTGTCAATTATGCCAATTTGCTTGAGGAACACAAATATTATGAGGAATCGTTCAAGATTTATGAGCGCGGCTTAGATCTATTCAGCTATCCCGTTGCTTTTGAGCTTTGGAACTTGTATCTTACTAAGGCTGTTGATCGGAAGATCGGGATAGAACGACTTCGCGATCTATTCGAGCAAGCCGTGGAAGATTGCCCCCCGAAGTTCGCAAAGACGATCTACCTCATGTATGGCAACTTGGAAGAGGAACGTGGCCTTGCCCGCCATGCGATGCGAATTTACGAGCGGGCCACACGAGCAGTCGCGGACGAAGACCGGGCTGACATGTTCAACTTCTATATCACCAAATCTGCCTCCAATTTCGGCCTGACGTCGACCAGACCAATTTATGAGAGGGCCATCGCTGCTCTCCCAGATGTCGAAGCTAAGGACATGTGCCTCAAATTTGCGGACatggagaagaggctggGTGAGATTGACCGGGCTCGCGCTATCTATGGCCATGCATCGCAGTTCTGTGACCCTCGCACAAACCCTGACTTCTGGACAAAATGGGAGCAGTTCGAAGTGCAGCACGGTAACGAAGATACATTCAAAGAAATGTTACGTATCAAGCGAAGTGTTCAGGCCCAATACAACACGGACGTCAACTTTATTGCATCCCAAGCCCTTGCACGCAGCCAACGTCGTCCTGGAGGGGCAGACGATGCCGAGATAACGGATGCCATGGCGGCACTGGAGAGGCAGTCCAGAGCACCGCAGGGGTTCGTAGCAGCCAGTACTGGTCCAGTTGGAAGCACACCAGCTGCCACGACAGTCACTTCAAATCCCGACGCCATTGAGATCGATGGCATTGATGAATGA
- the VMA8 gene encoding H(+)-transporting V1 sector ATPase subunit D (EggNog:ENOG41~BUSCO:EOG09264IMV): MSGANDREAVFPTRQSLGIMKAKLKGAETGHSLLKRKSEALTKRFREITRRIDEAKRKMGRVMQIAAFSLAEVTYAVGGDIGYQVQESAKSARFRVRTKQDNVSGVLLPAFESYLTEGNNDFGLTGLGKGGQQVQRCRETYARAVEALVELASLQTAFVILDEVIKVVNRRVNAIEHVIIPRTENTIKYINSELDELDREEFYRLKKAGFSITVANKKQRDTAVADAEMKARREAEAFVQGGDKFQKADSTPADVLGAGDDEDVIF; encoded by the exons ATGTCAGGGGCCAAT GATCGCGAAGCCGTCTTTCCAACCCGGCAATCGCTGGGCATCATGAAGGCAAAGCTTAAAGGCGCAGAGACAGGCCATAGTTTATTGAAGCGAAAGAGTGAAGCTCTGACAAA ACGATTTCGAG AGATCACAAGGCGAATCGATGAGGCCAAGCGAAAAATGGGGCGAGTCATGCAAATCGCAGCTTTCTCGCTGGCAGAAGTGACATATGCCGTTGGTGGTGACATTGGGTACCAAGTGCAGGAGTCCGCCAAGTCTGCTCGGTTCCGCGTTCGTACGAAACAAGACAACGTATCCGGTGTTCTCCTTCCGGCTTTCGAAAGCTACCTTACCGAAGGAAACAATGACTTCGGTCTGACGGGTTTGGGCAAGGGAGGGCAGCAGGTTCAGCGATGCAGGGAAACATACGCTCGGGCTGTTGAGGCGCTGGTTGAGCTGGCTAGTCTGCAGACCGCCTTTGTCATCCTAGACGAGGTCATCAAAGTTGTCAATCGGCGTG TGAACGCGATTGAGCATGTCATTATTCCCAGGACTGAGAACACCATCAAATACATCAACTCTGAGCTTGACGAGCTCGACCGCGAGGAGTTCTACAGACTAAAGAAGGCGGGTTTTAGCATTACC GTTGCGAACAAGAAACAGCGAGATACTGCTGTAGCAGATGCCGAGATGAAGGCAAGACGTGAGGCGGAAGCATTCGTGCAGGGCGGAGACAAGTTCCAGAAAGCCGATTCCACACCTGCAGATGTCCTGGGCGCCggagacgacgaagacgtcATTTTTTGA
- a CDS encoding hypothetical protein (EggNog:ENOG41) produces the protein MASKMPISTVYVQNLEERVKLDALVDALRTVFAAFGNVVDIVAKKNLRAKGQAFVVYDSPESAQDAINEIDGFELFGKPMKLAFARTQSDKTVELKGNPEELEQHKRHRQAEKGILISISHLLSSLTSAGHIDKRKALESAEEQRQINKRGSGSVNDNRPAKAAKSSGLKSTSATASGSVLDEFLPPNKILFVQNFPEDYDIEALTSVFGRFDGFREVRLVPGRRGIAFVEYEAEQGAITAKENTAGLHLGDKPIKVTYQRQ, from the exons ATGGCTTCCAAGATGCCTATCTCTAC TGTATACGTCCAAAACCTCGAAGAGCgcgtcaagcttgatgccTTGGTGGATGCCTTGAGAACAGTATTCGCAGCGTTCGGCAATGTTGTCGACATTGtggcgaagaagaatctGCGTGCCAAAGGACAGGCATTTGTCGTCTATGATAGCCCTGAAAGCGCCCAAGATGCTATCAACGAAATCGATGGGTTCGAGCTTTTCGGCAAACCTATGAAACTTGCTTTCGCGCGAACGCAGAGCGACAAGACCGTTGAATTAAAGGGCAATCCGGAAGAGCTCGAACAGCATAAGCGCCATCGACAGGCTGAGAAGGGTATACTGATTTCtatctctcatcttctttcatCGCTAACGTCGGCTGGACATATAGATAAACGcaaggctcttgagtctGCGGAAGAGCAGAGACAAATCAACAAGCGAGGGTCTGGCTCAGTCAACGACAATCGACCTGCAAAGGCCGCGAAATCATCAGGCCTCAAGTCAACCAGCGCCACAGCATCCGGTAGCGTGCTTGACGAGTTCCTCCCACCCAACAAGATTCTTTTTGTCCAGAACTTCCCCGAAGACTATGACATTGAGGCTTTGACCAGCGTGTTCGGCCGGTTTGACGGATTTCGCGAGGTTAGGCTGGTACCTGGTCGCCGTGGTATCGCATTTGTCGAATACGAGGCAGAACAAGGCGCTATTACTGCCAAAGAAAACACGGCTGGTTTACACCTGGGAGACAAACCCATCAAGGTCACCTACCAACGACAGTGA